Proteins encoded together in one Planctomycetota bacterium window:
- a CDS encoding glycosyl hydrolase family 28-related protein has product MALRPVAVLLAALSMRALGAGPEIPRLDWTERSDWVNVRTDVTPAARGDGVADDTAAIQTALDSGGAAKAVYLPPGTYRITNTLVLNGPAIGCLVVGHGRDTRLVWDGAPGGRMFWSNGAAYSRYVGLSWDGRGKAAVGFDHAASKRFETEVRHEHEAFRNFTAFGIRVGHEQKIASAEILYRNCLFENCATGLGFLTFNDYDNTVDECEFRHCGTGIYDHKANFYARNCHFEASREADISLGSEHGSSVRRCTSVGSRRFLVERGTIAPVTVQDCHVAAWTDPEGAVHLHGAPVLMFDCSFERPPSDRPPVRLAHPAQTLFVSRNRPEAVERLVALTPAAKLYVLPPGARRGVIASAEQRFLRDSAAVPGKVFDAVRDFGAKGDGKADDTAALQAALDAARGAGRGAIAYLPTGRYLVSRTLRLTGSAYTFGGIGFACGLAWRGAEGEPILEVAGARNVAIANLAVGHHDFGPMKHGADLRITAPPDSPCRVVLDEVYAHGMYQKAPDAHGIHFASLPPGSVVEALHVQGNLRITDSARATLLFRTSYEGTITVEGTAAARDGFLGFLTRLATQATPTLRIRDNHSIVMSDFYNEQSDRHLVLEGAPGQPEGAVTIQGPKMHTFTEEPAITLRDYAGRVYYGQSQFYVEPKQPRFAAAGTRPVRLILAGHFWYNTSPRFELCPAVTLTLIGNQAVPDAGVDAAALDALAAALDDLRRLGEVERRLAVPAD; this is encoded by the coding sequence ATGGCGCTGCGCCCCGTTGCCGTGCTGCTCGCTGCGCTCTCGATGCGCGCGCTCGGGGCCGGCCCCGAGATCCCCCGCCTCGACTGGACAGAGCGCTCGGACTGGGTGAATGTTCGAACCGACGTGACCCCGGCCGCAAGGGGCGATGGTGTGGCCGACGACACGGCGGCGATCCAGACGGCCCTCGACAGCGGCGGCGCGGCCAAGGCGGTCTACCTGCCGCCCGGCACCTACCGCATCACGAACACCCTGGTGCTGAACGGCCCGGCGATCGGCTGCCTGGTGGTCGGCCACGGGCGCGACACGCGCCTCGTGTGGGACGGCGCGCCGGGCGGGCGCATGTTCTGGAGCAACGGCGCGGCCTACAGCCGCTACGTGGGCCTGAGCTGGGACGGCCGCGGCAAGGCCGCCGTGGGCTTCGACCACGCGGCGAGCAAGCGGTTCGAGACCGAGGTGCGCCACGAGCACGAGGCCTTCCGCAACTTCACCGCCTTCGGCATCCGCGTCGGCCACGAGCAGAAGATCGCCTCGGCCGAAATCCTCTACCGCAACTGCCTGTTCGAGAACTGCGCCACGGGCCTCGGCTTCCTCACCTTCAACGACTACGACAACACCGTGGACGAGTGCGAGTTCCGCCACTGCGGCACGGGCATCTACGACCACAAGGCCAACTTCTACGCACGCAACTGCCACTTCGAGGCGAGCCGCGAGGCCGACATCAGCCTCGGCAGCGAGCACGGCAGCTCGGTGCGCCGCTGCACCTCGGTCGGCTCGCGGCGCTTCCTCGTCGAGCGCGGCACCATCGCGCCCGTGACGGTGCAGGACTGCCACGTGGCGGCGTGGACCGACCCCGAGGGCGCCGTGCACCTCCACGGCGCGCCCGTGCTGATGTTCGACTGCTCGTTCGAGCGGCCCCCCTCGGACCGCCCGCCCGTGCGGCTCGCTCACCCGGCGCAGACGCTCTTCGTGAGCCGCAATCGCCCCGAGGCCGTCGAGCGCCTCGTCGCGCTCACGCCGGCGGCGAAGCTCTACGTTCTGCCCCCCGGCGCACGCCGGGGCGTGATCGCTTCGGCGGAGCAGCGCTTCCTGCGCGACTCGGCCGCCGTGCCGGGCAAGGTGTTCGACGCGGTGCGCGACTTCGGCGCGAAGGGCGACGGAAAGGCCGACGACACGGCGGCCCTCCAGGCCGCGCTCGACGCGGCGCGGGGCGCGGGCAGGGGCGCCATCGCCTATCTGCCGACCGGGCGCTACCTGGTCTCGCGCACGCTCCGCCTCACGGGCAGCGCCTACACCTTCGGCGGCATCGGCTTCGCCTGCGGCCTCGCCTGGCGCGGCGCCGAGGGAGAGCCGATCCTCGAGGTCGCCGGCGCACGAAACGTAGCCATTGCCAACCTCGCGGTGGGCCACCACGACTTCGGCCCGATGAAGCACGGCGCCGACCTCCGCATCACGGCGCCGCCCGATTCGCCCTGTCGCGTGGTGCTCGACGAGGTCTACGCGCACGGCATGTACCAGAAGGCGCCCGACGCCCACGGCATCCACTTCGCCTCCCTGCCCCCGGGCAGCGTGGTCGAGGCGCTGCACGTGCAGGGCAACCTGCGCATCACCGACAGCGCCCGCGCGACCCTGCTCTTCCGCACCTCGTACGAGGGCACGATCACCGTCGAGGGCACGGCCGCGGCGCGCGACGGCTTCCTCGGCTTCCTCACCCGCCTCGCCACCCAAGCTACCCCCACCCTGCGCATCCGCGACAACCACTCGATCGTGATGAGCGACTTCTACAACGAGCAGAGCGACCGCCACCTCGTGCTCGAGGGCGCGCCCGGCCAGCCCGAAGGCGCCGTGACCATCCAGGGTCCCAAGATGCACACGTTCACGGAAGAGCCCGCGATCACCCTTCGCGACTATGCGGGGCGGGTCTACTACGGCCAGAGCCAGTTCTACGTGGAGCCCAAGCAGCCGCGCTTCGCCGCCGCGGGCACGCGCCCTGTGCGGCTGATCCTCGCCGGGCACTTCTGGTACAACACCTCGCCGCGCTTCGAGCTCTGCCCCGCCGTGACCCTCACGCTGATCGGCAACCAGGCGGTGCCCGACGCCGGCGTGGACGCGGCGGCCCTCGACGCGCTGGCCGCCGCGCTCGACGACCTGCGGCGCCTGGGCGAGGTCGAGCGCCGCCTCGCAGTGCCCGCGGATTGA
- the nadE gene encoding NAD(+) synthase → MTRSALEAALRIEPAAVARQLVEFLRAAVADARREGVVFGLSGGIDSATVAILCREAVGADRTLALLMPDRDSDPRHLEDALGLVETLGIRSKLLDLTAPLEALGVYRIRTPGALPLPPPLRARLVRWAVRRHVARTGRPIHEAAVGFLPEGKDPKTFGRGVGYGRVKHRLRRTLVYLWSDLENRLVVGAANRTEHEIGFYARHGIDDEADALPIQGLYKTQVRALAAHLGVPARIRDKAPSPDGGHRLHDEELIGLPYEHLDLILAALAHGGEAAEIAHALAMDDEPVRYVQRLVEGAEHMRRVRLPAPMAENHAP, encoded by the coding sequence TTGACACGGTCGGCGCTCGAGGCGGCACTGCGCATCGAGCCAGCCGCCGTGGCGCGCCAGCTCGTGGAGTTCCTGCGCGCCGCCGTGGCCGACGCGAGACGCGAGGGCGTGGTGTTCGGCCTGAGCGGGGGCATCGACTCGGCCACCGTGGCGATCCTCTGCCGCGAGGCGGTGGGGGCCGACAGGACGCTGGCCCTGCTGATGCCCGACCGCGATTCCGACCCCCGCCACCTCGAGGACGCCCTCGGCCTGGTGGAGACGCTCGGCATCCGCTCGAAGCTCCTCGACCTCACGGCCCCGCTCGAGGCCCTGGGCGTCTACCGCATCCGCACGCCCGGCGCCCTGCCGCTGCCGCCGCCGCTGCGGGCGCGCCTCGTGCGCTGGGCCGTGCGCCGCCACGTCGCGCGAACCGGCCGCCCCATCCACGAGGCCGCTGTCGGCTTCCTCCCGGAGGGCAAGGACCCCAAGACGTTCGGCCGCGGCGTGGGCTACGGACGCGTGAAGCACCGCCTGCGCCGCACCCTGGTCTACCTGTGGTCGGACCTCGAGAACCGCCTCGTCGTGGGCGCGGCCAACCGCACGGAACACGAGATCGGCTTCTACGCGCGCCACGGCATAGACGACGAGGCCGACGCGCTGCCCATCCAGGGGCTCTACAAGACCCAGGTGCGCGCGCTCGCGGCCCACCTCGGCGTGCCGGCCCGCATCCGCGACAAGGCGCCCTCGCCCGACGGCGGCCACCGCCTGCACGACGAAGAGCTGATCGGCCTGCCCTACGAGCACCTCGACCTCATCCTGGCCGCGCTGGCCCACGGCGGCGAGGCCGCCGAGATCGCCCACGCCCTGGCGATGGACGACGAGCCGGTGCGCTACGTGCAGCGCCTCGTCGAGGGCGCCGAGCACATGCGGCGGGTGCGGCTGCCGGCGCCGATGGCGGAGAACCACGCCCCGTGA
- a CDS encoding CAP domain-containing protein, whose product MREWRHIGLALVALAACGARGGEAPAKENEAEESLEALERRMADLVNRDRAEHKLPPLAWHPPLAAVARAHSLDMKANRFFAHQSPRTGEVKDRVAAARIPARAAGENLARGDTIEFAERSLMNSPKHRENILHKEFTHIGIGLARGDDGLLLVTQVFLKPTPTYDVAAVHDEIAQGINATRLRKGLRRLLPDDTLARQALAHSARAARLGCFDPAWLEAELASDDRRWRIHTAAYYVTDKAAEVINCDVALSATFDHFGLGVVQAPAESKQAGALWVTLVCAQKK is encoded by the coding sequence ATGAGGGAATGGCGGCACATCGGGCTGGCTCTCGTGGCGCTCGCCGCCTGCGGCGCGCGCGGCGGCGAGGCGCCGGCGAAGGAAAACGAGGCCGAGGAGTCGCTCGAGGCCCTCGAGCGCCGCATGGCCGACCTGGTGAACCGCGACCGCGCCGAGCACAAGCTCCCGCCCCTGGCCTGGCACCCGCCGCTCGCCGCCGTGGCCCGCGCGCACAGCCTGGACATGAAGGCCAACCGCTTCTTCGCCCACCAGTCGCCCCGCACCGGCGAGGTGAAGGACCGCGTGGCCGCGGCGCGCATCCCCGCCCGCGCCGCCGGCGAGAACCTCGCGCGCGGCGACACGATCGAGTTCGCCGAACGCAGCCTGATGAACAGCCCGAAACACCGCGAGAACATCCTGCACAAGGAGTTCACCCACATCGGCATCGGGCTGGCGCGCGGCGACGACGGCCTGCTGCTGGTCACGCAGGTGTTCCTGAAACCCACGCCCACCTATGACGTGGCCGCGGTGCACGACGAGATCGCCCAGGGGATCAACGCCACGCGGCTCCGGAAGGGCCTGCGCCGCCTGCTGCCCGACGACACGCTGGCCCGCCAGGCCCTCGCCCACAGCGCGCGGGCGGCGCGCCTGGGGTGCTTCGACCCCGCCTGGCTCGAGGCCGAACTGGCCAGCGACGACCGGCGCTGGCGCATCCACACGGCGGCCTATTACGTGACCGACAAGGCGGCGGAGGTGATCAACTGTGACGTGGCGCTGAGCGCCACGTTCGACCACTTCGGCCTCGGCGTGGTGCAGGCGCCGGCCGAGAGCAAGCAGGCCGGCGCCCTGTGGGTGACGCTCGTGTGCGCCCAGAAGAAGTGA
- a CDS encoding mannitol-1-phosphate 5-dehydrogenase — protein MSTAVHFGAGNIGRGFLGQLYWQSGWETVFVDVVDAVVAALNERGGYTLQIVDAECRALAIDHVRAVHGRDAQAVAEAVAACDLASTAVGVRALPHIVPPLAAGLARRAERSGAPLNVVVCENLLDAAHVLREQVLAAAPPTARAFIAERVGFVSTVVSRMVPVVPEAVRARDPLYVAVEAYCTLPVDATAFVGGPPPIQGFLPVPNIAAHEERKLFCHNCGHALCAYAGHQKGLTYIAEAVAEPSVRELVTGGLAETGQALIAKHGFDPAEHQAHVDDLLRRFANRALGDTVARVGRDPIRKLGRHDRLVGSALLCLDKGVEPRRIIQGIRAALAFDETGDPEAARLQDTRRRRGLEAVLAEVCGLRPDEPLFARLRKECS, from the coding sequence ATGAGCACCGCCGTCCACTTCGGCGCCGGCAACATCGGCCGCGGCTTCCTCGGCCAGCTCTACTGGCAGAGCGGCTGGGAGACCGTGTTCGTGGACGTGGTGGACGCGGTGGTGGCGGCCCTCAACGAGCGGGGCGGCTACACGCTCCAGATCGTGGACGCCGAGTGTCGGGCGCTGGCGATTGACCACGTGCGAGCAGTCCACGGCCGCGACGCCCAGGCCGTGGCCGAGGCCGTCGCGGCCTGCGACCTGGCGAGCACAGCCGTGGGCGTCCGCGCCCTGCCGCATATCGTGCCGCCCCTGGCCGCGGGCCTCGCACGCCGGGCCGAGCGCTCGGGCGCTCCGCTCAACGTCGTCGTCTGCGAGAACCTGCTCGATGCGGCGCACGTGCTCCGCGAGCAGGTGCTCGCGGCCGCGCCGCCGACCGCGCGAGCCTTCATCGCCGAGCGCGTGGGCTTCGTCTCCACCGTCGTCAGCCGCATGGTCCCCGTCGTGCCCGAGGCCGTGCGCGCCCGCGACCCGCTCTACGTGGCCGTGGAGGCCTATTGCACGCTGCCCGTGGACGCGACGGCGTTCGTCGGCGGCCCGCCGCCCATCCAGGGCTTCCTGCCCGTGCCCAACATCGCGGCGCACGAGGAGCGCAAGCTCTTCTGCCACAACTGCGGCCACGCGCTGTGCGCCTACGCAGGCCACCAGAAGGGCCTCACCTACATCGCCGAGGCTGTCGCCGAGCCCTCAGTCCGCGAACTGGTGACCGGCGGCCTGGCCGAGACGGGACAGGCCCTCATCGCCAAGCACGGCTTCGACCCCGCCGAGCACCAGGCGCACGTGGACGATCTCCTGCGCCGCTTCGCCAACCGCGCGCTGGGCGACACCGTGGCGCGCGTGGGCCGCGACCCCATCCGCAAGCTCGGCCGCCACGACCGCCTGGTCGGCTCGGCCCTGCTCTGCCTTGACAAAGGGGTGGAGCCCCGGCGTATAATACAGGGCATTCGGGCGGCGCTGGCCTTTGATGAGACCGGCGACCCCGAGGCGGCGCGCCTCCAAGACACGCGGCGCCGCCGCGGCCTCGAGGCCGTGCTGGCCGAGGTGTGCGGCCTGAGGCCCGACGAGCCGCTCTTCGCGCGGCTACGGAAGGAATGCTCGTGA
- the nadD gene encoding nicotinate-nucleotide adenylyltransferase, which produces MIPIGLLGGSFNPIHLGHLVVAEEARQRLGLERVLFVPALVSPHKLGKPLAPAEDRLRMVQLAIADNPAFEASDIELRRAGPSYSMDTVQQLRAQSDGAWDIHFLVGADTLPELPAWHRIGELADLCKFVVFSRPGESLDAFEPLRAALRDDQVAALAARRFEIPLIGISSTDIRRRAREGRSIRYLVPEAVRRYIVARGLYRE; this is translated from the coding sequence ATGATCCCCATTGGCCTCCTCGGCGGCTCGTTCAACCCGATTCACCTCGGGCACCTCGTGGTGGCGGAGGAGGCGCGCCAGCGCCTGGGCCTCGAGCGCGTGCTCTTCGTGCCCGCCCTCGTGTCGCCCCACAAGCTGGGCAAGCCCCTCGCCCCCGCCGAAGACCGCCTGCGCATGGTCCAACTCGCCATCGCCGACAACCCGGCCTTCGAGGCCAGCGACATCGAGCTGCGCCGCGCAGGCCCCTCGTACTCGATGGACACCGTGCAGCAGCTTCGCGCGCAGAGCGACGGGGCGTGGGACATTCATTTCCTCGTCGGCGCCGACACTCTGCCCGAGCTTCCTGCCTGGCACCGCATCGGCGAGCTGGCCGACCTGTGCAAGTTCGTGGTCTTCAGCCGCCCCGGGGAATCGCTCGACGCGTTCGAGCCGCTCCGCGCCGCCCTCCGCGACGATCAGGTGGCTGCCCTCGCCGCGCGCCGGTTCGAGATCCCCCTCATCGGCATCTCGTCCACCGACATCCGCCGCCGCGCGCGCGAGGGCCGCTCCATCCGCTACCTCGTCCCCGAGGCCGTCCGACGCTACATCGTAGCCAGAGGGCTGTACCGCGAATGA
- a CDS encoding TIM barrel protein — protein MVSRRGFLAVGAASLAAGSRLLGAEAEAAKKIPIGLQLYSVRGDCAKDFPGTLAAVAKMGYKGVDFAGYYGWDKKPAEFRKLLDDNGLRCCGCHTGLGTLQGDNLKRTVELHKALGNKFLIVPGGIGGKTKESWLEAAKKFNEIAGALKADGMLCGYHNHAHEFHKFGPDDPETPWDVFFSNTAPEVVMQLDIGNGMGGGCDPVATLKKFPGRALTVHVKGFRGIVGSETDQAPWNEIFPLCETIGKTEWYIVEEDGAGKLPPLDTVKQVMENLKRMGKA, from the coding sequence ATGGTTTCAAGGCGTGGCTTCCTGGCGGTGGGCGCGGCCTCGTTGGCGGCGGGGAGTCGTCTTCTCGGCGCCGAGGCCGAGGCGGCGAAGAAGATCCCCATCGGCCTCCAGCTCTACAGCGTGCGTGGCGACTGCGCCAAGGACTTCCCCGGCACCCTCGCCGCCGTGGCCAAGATGGGCTACAAGGGGGTGGACTTCGCCGGCTACTACGGCTGGGACAAGAAGCCGGCCGAGTTCCGCAAGCTGCTCGACGACAACGGGCTCCGGTGCTGCGGCTGCCACACGGGCCTCGGCACCCTCCAGGGCGACAACCTGAAGCGGACGGTCGAGCTGCACAAGGCCCTCGGCAACAAGTTCCTCATCGTGCCCGGCGGCATCGGCGGCAAGACCAAGGAGAGCTGGCTCGAGGCGGCCAAGAAGTTCAACGAGATCGCCGGGGCGCTCAAGGCCGACGGCATGCTGTGCGGCTACCACAACCATGCCCACGAGTTCCACAAGTTCGGCCCCGACGACCCGGAGACGCCGTGGGACGTCTTCTTCAGCAACACCGCGCCCGAGGTGGTGATGCAGCTCGACATCGGCAACGGCATGGGCGGCGGGTGCGACCCCGTGGCCACGCTCAAGAAGTTCCCCGGCCGCGCCCTCACCGTGCACGTCAAGGGCTTCCGCGGCATCGTGGGCTCGGAGACCGACCAGGCGCCCTGGAACGAGATCTTCCCCCTCTGCGAGACCATCGGCAAGACCGAGTGGTACATCGTCGAGGAGGACGGCGCGGGCAAGCTCCCGCCCCTCGACACCGTCAAGCAGGTGATGGAGAACCTGAAGCGGATGGGCAAGGCATAG
- a CDS encoding sugar phosphate isomerase/epimerase has protein sequence MAKIPVGLQLYSVREDCAKDLPGVLAQVAKMGYVGVEFAGYHGRTAAELNTMLDDNGLVCCGTHTGIQTVQDDQLQATIEYALAIGNPYLIVPGLPEEWRNSRDAWLRTAEFFNALSEKLAPHNLLCGYHNHHIEFTELGGELPWDTFFGNTNCDVVMQFDTGNAMHGGARPEPFIKKYPGRAITVHVKEFSATNPKALVGEGDVNWAEFFTLCETVGGTEWYIVEQESYAYPPMECVAKCLENLRAMGKA, from the coding sequence ATGGCCAAGATTCCGGTCGGGTTGCAGCTATACTCGGTGCGCGAGGACTGTGCGAAGGACTTGCCCGGCGTGCTCGCGCAGGTGGCCAAGATGGGCTATGTGGGCGTGGAGTTCGCGGGCTACCACGGCCGCACCGCCGCCGAGCTGAACACGATGCTCGACGACAACGGCCTCGTGTGCTGCGGCACCCACACGGGCATCCAGACGGTGCAGGACGACCAGCTCCAGGCCACCATCGAGTATGCCCTCGCCATTGGCAACCCGTATCTCATCGTGCCCGGCCTGCCCGAGGAGTGGCGCAACTCGCGCGACGCCTGGCTGCGCACCGCCGAGTTCTTCAACGCCCTCAGCGAGAAGCTCGCGCCCCACAACCTGCTGTGCGGCTACCACAACCACCACATCGAGTTCACCGAACTCGGCGGCGAGCTGCCCTGGGACACGTTTTTCGGCAACACCAACTGCGACGTCGTCATGCAGTTCGACACGGGCAATGCGATGCACGGCGGGGCGCGGCCCGAGCCGTTCATCAAGAAATACCCCGGCCGCGCCATCACGGTGCACGTCAAGGAGTTCTCGGCCACCAACCCCAAGGCCCTCGTGGGCGAGGGCGACGTGAACTGGGCCGAGTTCTTCACCCTGTGCGAAACCGTCGGCGGCACCGAATGGTACATCGTCGAGCAGGAGAGCTACGCCTATCCCCCGATGGAGTGCGTGGCCAAGTGCCTCGAGAACCTGCGGGCGATGGGCAAGGCGTAG
- a CDS encoding tagatose 1,6-diphosphate aldolase has product MPKRTALEISGMTPGKLLGLQRITNPNGTFTMLALDQNSSIIKMASESLRRQGQGRAPTYEEIVRAKLDLTQTLARKASAVLLDSNYGVWQAICAMKLPPRVGLVVRLEQTGHESTPDGVGRLQVIEPGWSVAKIKRLGANAVKLLVYYEPTHAESAARQRALVEQVARECDQHDIVFLLETLSYPLRGEEKSSPSYLDRKATTAIDTARHLSGLCDVYKAEFPGTLGRDSEAALAANLDALDRASARPWVLLSAGVDFADYERQVAMALAHGASGVLGGRAFWKEYFDADAPADRHRFLRTEGVRRLAAIDALVRKHGTPWLRRYGLSKGRFARVRIAEDWNRTYGAGEAAAAPAPPQEPRGDY; this is encoded by the coding sequence ATGCCCAAGCGAACCGCCCTTGAAATCTCGGGGATGACGCCCGGCAAGCTGCTGGGTCTCCAGCGCATCACCAATCCCAACGGCACGTTCACCATGTTGGCCCTGGACCAGAACAGCTCGATCATCAAGATGGCCAGCGAGAGCCTGCGGCGCCAGGGCCAGGGGCGTGCGCCCACCTACGAGGAGATCGTGCGAGCGAAGCTCGACCTCACACAGACGCTGGCCCGGAAGGCCAGCGCCGTGCTGCTCGACTCGAATTACGGCGTCTGGCAGGCGATCTGCGCGATGAAGCTGCCGCCCCGCGTGGGCCTCGTCGTGCGCCTCGAGCAGACCGGCCACGAGTCCACGCCCGACGGCGTCGGGCGCCTGCAAGTGATCGAGCCGGGGTGGAGCGTGGCCAAGATCAAGCGCCTCGGCGCCAACGCCGTCAAGCTGCTCGTCTACTACGAGCCGACCCACGCCGAGAGCGCGGCCCGCCAGCGCGCGCTCGTCGAGCAGGTGGCCCGCGAGTGCGACCAGCATGACATCGTGTTCCTGCTCGAGACTCTCAGCTATCCCCTCCGAGGCGAGGAGAAGAGCTCGCCCTCGTACCTCGACCGCAAGGCGACGACGGCGATTGACACGGCCCGCCACCTGAGCGGGCTGTGCGACGTCTACAAGGCCGAGTTCCCCGGCACGCTGGGCCGCGACAGCGAGGCGGCCCTGGCCGCGAACCTCGACGCGCTCGACCGCGCCAGCGCCCGGCCCTGGGTGCTGCTGAGCGCGGGGGTGGACTTCGCCGACTACGAGCGCCAGGTGGCGATGGCCCTGGCCCACGGCGCCAGCGGCGTCCTGGGCGGCCGAGCCTTCTGGAAGGAGTACTTCGATGCGGACGCGCCGGCCGACCGCCACCGATTCCTCCGCACCGAGGGGGTCCGGCGCCTTGCCGCGATTGACGCCTTGGTTCGGAAGCACGGCACGCCCTGGCTCCGGCGCTATGGGCTGAGCAAAGGCCGCTTCGCCCGCGTGCGCATCGCCGAAGACTGGAACCGCACGTACGGCGCCGGCGAGGCGGCTGCGGCGCCCGCGCCCCCCCAGGAGCCTCGCGGAGATTACTGA
- a CDS encoding FxLYD domain-containing protein, whose amino-acid sequence MRLARWSLLLLLCLAAARQPMAAEEEPKWTQGTLTKAFEEIAAKFSALEARAKPGERRLAELEDQVRQMRLKVDRLEIQLQLIEATLEIVRREVAALANRGAAEPGPAAPPEKAAPVKGTPIPAGMASIRSQKVAMEADTLTITGVVANTSDKPLVFVIVEAALLDKDGKVVKTESTYTEPRVVPAGSTATFVLKAPRDPRVQDHRLSLRTE is encoded by the coding sequence ATGCGCCTTGCCCGCTGGAGCCTGCTCCTCCTCCTGTGCCTGGCGGCCGCTCGACAACCCATGGCCGCAGAGGAGGAGCCCAAATGGACCCAGGGAACGCTCACCAAAGCGTTCGAGGAGATCGCCGCGAAGTTCAGCGCCCTCGAAGCGCGCGCGAAGCCTGGCGAGCGCCGCCTGGCCGAACTCGAGGACCAGGTGCGCCAGATGCGCCTCAAAGTGGACCGCCTGGAGATCCAGCTCCAGCTCATCGAGGCCACACTCGAGATCGTGCGCAGGGAGGTGGCGGCCCTCGCCAACCGAGGCGCCGCGGAGCCCGGCCCCGCCGCGCCGCCCGAGAAGGCCGCCCCAGTCAAGGGCACGCCGATTCCCGCCGGCATGGCCTCCATCCGGAGCCAGAAGGTGGCGATGGAGGCCGACACCCTCACCATCACCGGCGTGGTCGCCAACACAAGCGACAAGCCGCTCGTCTTCGTGATCGTCGAGGCCGCCCTTCTTGACAAGGACGGCAAGGTCGTCAAGACCGAGTCCACCTACACCGAGCCGCGCGTGGTGCCGGCGGGCTCCACGGCCACCTTCGTTCTCAAGGCCCCGCGCGACCCGAGGGTGCAGGATCACCGCCTCTCGTTGCGCACCGAGTGA